CGGCGACGCCATGGCCCGCCCGCTGATCGAGGCGTTGCACGAGGGCTCCTACGACGTGTCCTCGCTGGTGGCGATCTCCAGCAGTGCCGCGCTGTTCTCCCCGTCGGTGCAGGAGCAGTACCTGGAGGCGCTGCCCAACGTGGTGCTCACCGACTCCATCGGCAGCTCAGAGACCGGGTTCAGCGGCATCGGCGTGCTCAGCAAGGGCGGCGAGCGCACCGGCGGCCCGCGGGTGAAGGCGGACTCCGCCACGGCGATCATCGGCCCGGACGGGCGGCTGCTCGCGACGGACTCCCGCGAGGTGGGGCTGCTGGCCCGCTCCGGGCACGTGCCGCTGGGCTACTACAAGGACCCGGACAAGTCCGGCTCGGTGTTCGTGGAGATCGACGGGGTCCGCTACGTCGTGCCCGGCGACTACGCGCGCTACGAGTCCGACGGCACGGTCACGATGCTGGGCCGCGGCTCGATGTCGGTGAACACCGGCGGCGAGAAGGTCTACCCCGAAGAGGTCGAGGGCGTGCTCAAGGCGCACCCCGACGTGTTCGACGCGCTGGTGTTCGGCGTCCCCGACGACCGGCTCGGCCAGTGCGTCGCCGCGGTCGTGCAGACCAGGGACGGCACCGAACCCGCCTGGGCGGAGCTGGAAGCGCACGCGCGCAAGCGGATCGCGGGGTACAAGGTGCCGCGCAAGCTGTGGCTCGCCGCCAAGGTGCGCCGGTCGCCGAGCGGCAAACCGGACTACCGCTGGGCCTGCACGCACGCCGAGCAGCACGAACCCGACGCCGTGAAGCACTCGGGCACCGCCGCGGTGGCCGAGGCAGCCGAAAGGAAGCCCTGATGCGCACTGCCCTCTGCGACCGGCTCGGCATCGAGCACCCGATCATCGGGTTCACCCCGTCCGAGCACGTCGCGGCGGCGATCAGCCGCGCGGGCGGGTTGGGCGTGCTCGGATGCGTGCGGTTCAACGACGCCGACGAGCTCGACGCGGTGCTCGACTGGATGGACGAGAACACCGGCGGCCGGCCCTACGGCGTCGACGTGGTGATGCCCTCTACCGTTCCCGCCGAAGCGGCCGACGTGGACCTGGAGGCGATGATTCCCGATGAGCACCGGGAATTCGTGCGCCGCACGCTGACCTCGCTCGGCGTGCCGGAACTGCCCGACGACGCGGCCAAGGGCGACGCGGTGCTGGGCTGGCTGCACTCGGTCGCGCGCTCGCACGTGGACGTGGCGCTCAAGCACCCGGTGAAGCTGATCGCGAACGCGCTCGGATCGCCGCCGCCGGACGTCATCGGACGCGCGCACGAGCACGGCGTGCTCGTCGCCGCGCTGGCGGGCAAGGCAGAGCACGCCCGCAGGCACGTGGACAAGGGCGTCGACATCGTGGTGGCGCAGGGGCACGAGGCGGGCGGGCACACCGGCGAGATCGCCACCATGGTGCTGGTGCCGGAGATCGTGGACGCCGTCGGCGAGGAGGTCCCGGTGCTGGCCGCGGGCGGCATCGGCTCCGGGCGGCAGGTCGCCGCCGCGCTGGCGCTCGGCGCGAGCGGAGCGTGGATGGGCTCGTACTGGCTGGCCACCAAGGAGTACACGATGACGCTGGGGGAGTCGGCGATGCAGCGGGCGCTGCTGGCGGCCGACTCCAGCGACACGGTGCGCACCCGCATCTACACCGGGAAACCGGCGCGGCTGCTCAAGACCCGCTGGACCGACGCGTGGAGCGAGCAGGACGCTCCGTCGCCGCTGCCGATGCCGCTGCAGAACATCCTGGTCAGCGAGGCGCACCAGCGGATCATGCGCTCCGACGACCCCGAGGTGGTGTCCATGCCGGTCGGCCAGATCGTCGGCCGGATGAACGCCGTGCGCGACGTCGACGAGGTGATGCGCGACCTGCTGCGCGAAGCCGGCGAGACGTTCACCAGGCTCGACGGGATTCGCTGACCGCCCGTCGGAGGCTCCGCGATCGTGCCGCGGAGCCTCCGGCGCGCGGCGACTCTCAGCTCAACGCCGCGTCGAGCGCCACGGCTCGTTCCGGGGGCAGGGGTTCGAAGACCGGGTCGGGACCGGGACGCCACCACACCGCGTCGGGGCAGTTCCAGCGCTGCGCGGCCAGTTCGCGCTTGAGGACCTTGTGCGTCTCGGTGCGCGGCAGGTCGATGGCGAACCGGACGAACCGGGGCAGCTGCTTGGGGCCCAGGTCCGCTTGCGCGGCGAGGAAACCGCCGAGGTCGAGCGGGTCGTCGCCGACCGCCACGATCGCGGCCATCACCTGATCGCCGACACCCGGATCCGGCACGGCGTACACGGCGGCCTGCGCGATTCCGGGATGTCGCAACAGGATTCGCTCGATCGGCGCCGTGCCCAGGTTCTCGCCGTCCACCCGCAGCCAGTCGTCGGAACGGCCCACGAAGTAGCAGAACCCGTCCCCGTCCAGGTAGGCGAGGTCACCGCTCCAGTACATCCCGCCGCGCATCCGCCACCTGTCGGCCTCGGGCGCCTGGTAGTACCCGGCGAACGCTCCCGCGCCGGCGGTGTTGACGAGTTCGCCGATCGCCTCGTCCGGGTTCGTGACCCGCCCGTCCCGGTCGAAGGACGCGGGCGGGCAGCGCCGCCCCGTCACCGGGTGCAGCACGTGGACGCCCGGGCCGGGCCTGCCCAGGGAACCCGGCGGCGCGTCCGGGGTGCGCGCGACGGCCAC
This window of the Saccharopolyspora gloriosae genome carries:
- a CDS encoding NAD(P)H-dependent flavin oxidoreductase; its protein translation is MRTALCDRLGIEHPIIGFTPSEHVAAAISRAGGLGVLGCVRFNDADELDAVLDWMDENTGGRPYGVDVVMPSTVPAEAADVDLEAMIPDEHREFVRRTLTSLGVPELPDDAAKGDAVLGWLHSVARSHVDVALKHPVKLIANALGSPPPDVIGRAHEHGVLVAALAGKAEHARRHVDKGVDIVVAQGHEAGGHTGEIATMVLVPEIVDAVGEEVPVLAAGGIGSGRQVAAALALGASGAWMGSYWLATKEYTMTLGESAMQRALLAADSSDTVRTRIYTGKPARLLKTRWTDAWSEQDAPSPLPMPLQNILVSEAHQRIMRSDDPEVVSMPVGQIVGRMNAVRDVDEVMRDLLREAGETFTRLDGIR
- a CDS encoding AMP-binding protein: MAHNIADLFEHAVDLTPERVAVICGEDRVTFAELERRSNRLAHHWAQRGLGRGSHIGVHTRNRIEALEAMLAAYKLRAVAVNINYRYVAEELRYIYEDADLAALVHERRYGDRVAEALPPGLRSVLVLDDGSDQDCTAHGGTGYESALADSSPERDFPARSDGDLFLLYTGGTTGNPKGVMWRHEDVWRTLGGGIDFMTGEPMADEWQQARDGAASGGLVRLPAAPFIHGAAQWAAFGNLFACSTVVILPEFDAHETWRAIERHGVHVLAITGDAMARPLIEALHEGSYDVSSLVAISSSAALFSPSVQEQYLEALPNVVLTDSIGSSETGFSGIGVLSKGGERTGGPRVKADSATAIIGPDGRLLATDSREVGLLARSGHVPLGYYKDPDKSGSVFVEIDGVRYVVPGDYARYESDGTVTMLGRGSMSVNTGGEKVYPEEVEGVLKAHPDVFDALVFGVPDDRLGQCVAAVVQTRDGTEPAWAELEAHARKRIAGYKVPRKLWLAAKVRRSPSGKPDYRWACTHAEQHEPDAVKHSGTAAVAEAAERKP